AATATCGAATTAACCTTTTCGACCAAGTCATTCGGATTGAATGGTTTATTCAGATGTTCTATGGCACCCATTTCCCCACTTATCTTTTTATACACATCACCTTCTTGAGCAGTAAGGATGACTATGGGAATATCCCTCGTCTCTTCGTATCCCTTTAACTTTAACAAAGCGGTGTAACCATCCATTATGGGCATCATTATATCCAGGATAATTAAATCTGGCTTAATATCTCTACTTCTTTCTACTGCATCTTGTCCATTACTGGCAGTAAAAACTTCATAGCCTGCCTTTTCGAGGTTAAATTTCCCTATTTTGAGGATAACCTCATCATCATCAGTTAAAAGCACTTTCTTATTCATATTTCCTACCTCCTCTTTTTTGGTAAATGGTAACTGGTGAATGGTAATTAATTACCAATTAACCGATTATCTACTTTTAATTTCGTGAAGCCCTATAATCACCTGATTACCGACTACTATCTTCTTACCTTGATTCATACCCATATCTATCAAAGATATTTTTGTTAAAGGCGCGTTTTATGGCTTCTTGTTTAGTGATTTTGGTTTCATTAACCAATGCCTCTAATGCCTGGTCCATCGTTTGCATGCCATCTTTTCTTCCT
Above is a window of bacterium DNA encoding:
- a CDS encoding response regulator — protein: MNKKVLLTDDDEVILKIGKFNLEKAGYEVFTASNGQDAVERSRDIKPDLIILDIMMPIMDGYTALLKLKGYEETRDIPIVILTAQEGDVYKKISGEMGAIEHLNKPFNPNDLVEKVNSILGAEGLDRK